The genomic segment agtcttatgaaaaaaaaatttataagctCTTTGtagtaagtttgtaaagaaaaaatatggtGTTTATgaaaacttttgaaaaaatataagagtCTAAAAAAGACTTTGCTGAGGAATTTCTTTTTGAAGTTTCAGCTATTTAGAAAGGTGACCTATCTCTTGGCTTGGTAATCACTTGTATGACTATTATTATAGTTGAGTTGAAATCTTTTAATGATAAGATGGAATTTTTCATCGTACGGGTTAAATTATACCGTACAATGATCTTCTTGATATTTGTTTGATGTCTAATGATGCAAAGCTTAGATTTTATAGGATTTCTCGGTACGGTTTGAAGTTCGATGAGAGACTAGTTTTCTAGTACATGTTAAATTCTTCCATAGGATAAAATTCTTGGAACTGATTTGAATTCTAATGATGTAGGATCaacttatttgtatttatttgaaatttaatgaCTCGAGTACAACTTCTGGTGATGGTTTGAATTTCACTGATACAGGATCAACTTCTACATAAATTTCTGGTGATGGTTTAAATTCCAGCAACACGAGATCATCTTCAAGACAAACTTCTGGTGATGGTTTGAATTTCACCGATATAGGTACATCCTCTGGATAAACATTTGGTGATGGTTTGAATTCCATCGATGTAGGACCATTTTTTAGACAAACATCTAATGATAGTTTGAACTCCTATGATGTAGGGTCATCTTTTGATACTAGTTTGAAATCCATTGACTCAAGACCATTTTTCTAGACAAACTTTTGGTGATGGTTTGAATTTCTCCAATAAAGAATCAACTTCTAAATAATTTCTAGTGATAGTTTAATTCCATCGACACAATATCAACTTCTGAATAACTTCTGGTGATGGTTTGAACTCCATCAATGCAAGATCAACTTCTAAATAACTTCTTGTTATGGTTTGAACTCTACTAATAGAGGATTAACTTTTGGTGATGGTTTGAGTTCCATCGATACAGGATCAACTGCTGAATAACTTTGAGTAATAGTTTGAACTCCACCAATGCATGATTAACTTTTGGTGTTGGTTTAACATCTAGTAACTTAAGGATAACTTCTGGAAAAAAGTAAGATTCTCTATACAGGTTGGAGATGGAATTGCCATTTTATAGATGGTTGGTTTAAGGCAAACCATTTTAAGGTTTGGTTTATCTATTTCACTTCTAGTTATTACTATTTTAATCTATTTCACTCCTAGTTATTACCATTTTAAGGTTAGTTTTTAGGTGAATTAACATGTTTATAGCTAGTGACTCTTGATCATAACTTGcgatcaataatttattaagtTATACCAATGAATAAACAATGAGCTTATGTTGGACTCATTAAACCCAACCTGAATCCTAGAAAAAGTTTATGGATAACACCTTGTCAAGGTTCATCTATCTTATAGTACCCAAGATTCATTTGTAATATTTGCTTTATAAAGATTGTATGCCCTAGTCCTATCTAAATAGTATCTTATTGCTTTTTATCAGTATTAGTGCATATCGGTGCCATGACTCGTATATGTACATCAATAGTAAATGAACAACTTATTCAAAGCCAAGATTTTTACATCACACATGAATAGACCACATTCTACCCTCAATCGACACCTAAGAGCAACGacctttaaaagctcatttacATTAGAAAAAGTTGATGGATGACTAACCAAAAAATATCTCatacatttttaaaagaaaactttaattttaaaaatcaaattacaagATGAAGGTGTTATTCTTAATAAACATCCAAAGTAATGACTTGTTATAAGTTCATTTACTTTAGACATGGTAGGTGAATAATATGTTGacaattgaaaattttacttgaaaattaagCAAACATGATAAAGAATCAAATGAGGAGtttataaaaacattgaaatGTCAGCCTTTTAAAGGCCTTTTAACATGAGTCAAAACCTTAATGtgttttataaacaaattataaaactcaatgtaaatatacatataagtgtggacattatttttttataagaaaacaaactcatgcataaataatacaaaagaaTGATTAAGAACATTAAACATGAGCAAGATTCAAAATTAAAGGATTCAGCCTAAATGCACAAAAACTGAAAGGTCTTGAAAACATATTGAATAGATTCACAATGCATGTTCATCCACAAAACATATTGAATACATTTGCATTGCTTGAACTAGACCTTAGAATGATAGGTCTATTTTACTctctattttgatatattttttttggttttttgaaaaacaacattaatgtCAATTCGATAGAAAAGGTAATCAAGAATTACAAGATGGATGCAAATgcatgaaaaacatatttttgaattttgattttttgaaaagatgtcaacaagataaaaaagacaaaaatcgCAAAATAGGTGCGTGAATTAccgaaatgcatcaaaaatatatttttagaattttttgctttttgcttttttcttggatttgtttttaaaaaaataaattcaaatttgggttataacaatttatatatgtttaatttCATTCAGTATCTTTAATCTATCTTTTTCTTAGACTTTCACAAAGTACATCATGTGACATGTGACATAGACatgatcaaatttatatttttcttagattttcaataaaaacaaatgaaagtaCATCATGTGACATGTGCATgaccaaatttatattttatatatctaaaatactttttattaaaaaaattaaaaaagaaaatgctgGATTTTTTATAACCacttaagaaataatttatattttttacaaaatttataaccaattaaaaataataaaaatattatattttaaatggacACAAAAAGGACAACTCCTTGCGCACTATTAAATTTCTGGTTATCTTACATGgagtatttgttttataaaaaaaacaaaaaaagaacacGCTTGGGGGCAAGAAAGAGGCACCACGTAAATAAAGACAAGAAGAAAAGTTTGAGGCGGCGCCTTACGCATAAAAGGGAGTAGGGGCGCGAACCTGGACGATGTTTCTGGTTCTGGTTTTTCTTCTACAAAAACAAAGTCAAGTAGGTGGTAAGTAATTAAAGAGGGGTTGACGTTGCTCCTCGAGATCATTATTTTAGCATACAATtgtccttctcttcttcttcttaaccAACAACAACATTACCTTGAGATTCAGATTGGGTGTCCGGAACCACAGAATTAGGATAGAACCCAACCCAACCCAACCTATCTTCGTAAGTGTTTGAGTTTTGGGTTGTTTATGGTTAGTTAAGACATGAGTTTATGTGTGTGTTTTAACACGGGATGTCTGGCAGAAAATTAAAGGGTGTGTGtcctcaaaaagaaaaaaaaatgatttgattgaTACCAAAAGTGGGTTCTAAGTCGTGGGCTAACAGGCTTCTTTGTTTGCTTTTGTTTCTGCTAGAAATTAAATGACAACTAGTATAGCTGGTGGAAGCAGCAACCTCCACTACCGGTTAAGTTTCCGCCAGGCTAAAGGTTGTAGACAAGCTTCTTGGATTTCCAGTTTGACATTCAATGGATGCTTGCGGAATGAGATTTCATGGTATAATTGCTATGAATCTTGGTTTTACCATTTAAGTCTTTACTCATTGTACGTTGGATTTACGTTGTTGTTAATTTGTCCGTTTGTTTGCACATGCTATTTTCTTTGCTTTGTAATCCCGTATTTTCTAAGAGGATTGCTGGTATTCTTTACATGTTTGTATGTAGTTGAGGTCACAGCTACTCTCTCGTGGAAAAGATTTTCACAATATAACCGTACAAGCCTCTGATCtggctatttatttatttatgaagtaATTCCCTATTACTGCCTTGTAGTTATAGAGACATCCCTTTAGCTGCATCAATGGTGGATGGCAGCCATCAATGGCCAACTTGCAAACCCACACATGCAGAAAAGATGATTTCTTTGTTGCTCTTTAAGATTATTTCTCTTTTGCCTCTATGGTGTTTGTTGAATAGACCACCAGAGAAATACAAGTTTAGAGTCGATTTCAACTTTGTGGTGTTTATGTCACTAAGATTATTACTCCGCTATAGAACTGCTTGGTGAGGAGTAGGCTGCCAGACATGTCTCTTTCTTCTCAAAATAAAGCATACTGGATAATGGTTCTTATGTGTGTCCTGATATTCGTTATTCTGGATTACATTTCATATAATTGCTTTCCTGACATTATGTCGATTTCGGGAGTAATCTTCCAGGTCAGATGGGCTATCAAAGTTGCAGTTCCAGAGATATAAATTTTCCCGATCTACCATTAGCAAAAACTGGAAACCTCTTGGAACAAGAAAAGTAAGTGTATCATCTTGCTTGAGAGATAGTACAGTTAAGTACTTTGATTTTGCTGTCATTGGAAGTGGAGTTGCTGGTCTGCGCTATGCTCTTGAAGTTGCAAAATATGGAACTGTTGCAGTCATTACCAAGGCTGAGCCCCATGAGAGCAATACAAACTATGCCCAAGGTGGTGTGAGTGCAGTGCTGTCCCCATCAGACTCTGTGGAGAGTCACATGCAGGATACTATGGTAGCAGGTGCTTATCTATGTGATGAGGAGACTGTCAGAGTAAGATTCAGAATTATTAACGCTGTGAATCGTATAGTGTGTGTAAACTGATAATTGCAGTCTGTTGACTTTGAagaattttattgaatatatgcTGAATTTCTGTGAATTTAGAACATGCAATGAAAGGTTTGTAGGAGCACTTTCTCTAAGCTTGTATGTGCATTGTGAGACATATTTATTgattgttaattaaataaattctctGCTTCTTTACTgtgtttttcattatgtttcTACTTTGTCTAGGTTGTCTGCACAGAAGGACCTGACAGAATTAGAGAATTGATAGCTATGGGTGCCATGTTTGATCATGGGGAGGATGGAAACTTGCACCTAGCAAGGGAAGGGGGTCACTCTCACCATAGAATTGTTCATGCTGCTGATATGACCGGAAGGGAGATTGAGCGAGCTCTGCTGGAGGCGGTTGTCAATGATCCTAATATCTCTGTGTTTGAGCACCATTTTGCCATAGATTTGCTAACTTCTCAGGTTCGCAttttaacgttttttttttagttaataaaatcATGCGGTCTTAAACACTCTTATATGGTAAGCTTTAGTTGAATTGTTTCTAAAAGTATCCAGTGTTGTTAAAGACGAAAGTAGCtaaaaggttatatatatatatcttcccaattaaaattagatcattagaaaataaaaaatatatataaaataccataacatagtaaaaaaaagttatatttttcacccttaaaacaaaataagataatataaaGTTGTAAGTAGTCAAATAGATTGAAAAGAGAACTTAATATCATCATTATTCATCAATCTTCAAAAACATCTTCATCCATGCTTTCCTGTTCTATATGACTTTGTTCAACGCAAAGTGTGGCTGGTGTTTCTTTTCAAGTGTCCTTCCTTGACTGTATGTCCCCTActttaaatggtttttattcttttttttattctaatccttgttttttataaaaatacctcGAAGTTGTTACTtgtggtaaattaaaaaaaaaaagacaaattggtcaaaacataaatcagttaaaataaaaaaaaaaatccaatagaaAAATAAGTATTTCAATCAGGTGCCTGTTTTAACACCTGGCGCCTACTCACAAGGCGCTCGCCTAGGCAGCGCTTCATTGAAATTCATCGCCCAAGGCTGATAAAGGCATTGTGGATGGCCTGGAGCGCCTCTTAACAACACTGAAAGTATcataatattatctttaatatattattttaaaattgagtgaTTGAGTGAATATATTGACATTTCCATGAATTCACTTATCTGCATTCGGTTATGTAAAGTTGAGTGTCCATAGCAGTGTGAATACTAGAATGAGCTTTTTGTTTGACATATGGTGGGAAGAGAAGTCAACTCAAGATATCAACGAATAGTAAATACAATGGCTAGaagtataataaaattgatgctGGAACTAGAAAAATAGGTTCATGGTTGGTAGACAACCTCCAAAATGTAAATTGATTGATAATAATAAGAGACATGTCTGAAAAATAGGTCTAAATCCAAATCCTAACAGGAAAAGGACTCCTAATAGTGAATCCAAATGACATAAGGATTCctaaactaaataagaaaaaataaatttactaagGAAAGTATTAATTCTTACAAAAGCTCCTGCTTCATTGTTGCCGAAATTGCAGGATGGTCCTGACATGGTTTGTCATGGTGTGGACACTTTGAACACTGAAACTCAACAGGTGATGACCGGTTCATTTAATCAGGACTCAGTTTATATTTTACTATAGAAGAAGTTGTAACTTTATCCTGAAAATCTTACTTACCCTCTCATTCCAGGTGATTCGATTTATTTCAAAGGTGACTTTACTTGCATCAGGTGGGGCTGGGCATATCTACCCATCCACCACAAATCCTCCGGTaactataacttttttaaaagctGTTCCCCATGAGTATTTTGCTTCATCAGATAGATTTTATTTCACCTTGTGTTCTTATAGGTGGCAACAGGAGATGGAATGGCTATGGCTCACCGAGCTCAAGCTGTGATTTCCAACATGGAGTAAGTAGACACTCATTGAATATTATCAGGAAAAGGAATATTTTCCAGTCATTGCAATCCTTATCTCTAGTATTGGCGACATAAATTGACAATTTGTGACTGCTTGTACTATTCTGAGGAATGTGGAAGGAATCTAAATGAAATCATTGTCTTAATTATGTACAAGATCACTTTCAGATGGTTTGATGTCAAAGATGGAATATCTGCCAGATactttatcctttaatattatcaAGTAAGCTCAAAATGATCTGGATGGTTAGCTATGGAAGACCTAGAGATGATTTTGTTCTCATGTTACTGGTAGTAAATAGGCGTTCACTACCTGTTAGAGGTGGGATACATAAATTGGTGAGCTTTTTTGATTGAAATCTGCCAAGCCATTTATATTTAGGAGAGTCATTACTTTCCTTTGGTATTTAAATACAATGTATCATTTTATTTGGCTTAGGAAATTTGCCATCAGGTATCTCATCCCTGCTTATCTTGTACTTTCCAGTAGATAATTGGAGTCATTTTAACTgggatctttctttctttcttttttctgattGGATCTTAGTAACCTACACTTCTGTTTCTTTTACTTTCAGATTTGTGCAGTTCCACCCAACTGCTTTAGCTGATGAAGGGCTTCCCATAAAACCAATCAAAGCTCGAGAAAACGCATTTCTCATTACTGAAGCTGTAAGGGGCGATGGAGGCATCCTCTATAACTTAGACTGGGAAAGATTCATGCCCCTGTATGATGAGAGAGCTGAGCTAGCTCCTAGGGATGTAGTGGCGAGGAGCATAGATGACCAGCTTAAGAAGCGTTGTGAGAAGTATGTGCTACTTGATATTAGTCACAAGCCTAGAGAGAAGATTCTCTCTCACTTCCCCAACATAGCTGCTGAGTGCCTCCAGTATGGCCTGGATATAACCCGCCAACCAATTCCTGTGGTTCCTGCTGCCCATTACATGTGCGGTGGAGTCCGTGCTGGGCTTCAGGGGGAGACAAATGTGCAGGGCCTCTATGTGGCAGGTGAGGTTGCATGCACTGGTTTGCACGGAGCAAACCGACTCGCTAGCAATTCATTGCTGGAAGCACTAGTTTTTGCTCGAAGAGCTGTTCAGCCATCAATTGATCACATGAAGAGCTCTAGCCTTGATCTCAGTGCTTCAAATTGGTGGGCCAGACCAGTAGTACCCAATTCACCTGGGAGCAATGTAATGGACAACGTATCGAGGAAGACAAGGGAAGTGAGGAGAGAGTTGCAGTCAATCATGTGGAAGTACGTAGGGATTGTCCGGTCGACAACAAGGCTTGAAACTGCCGAGGGAGAAATCAGTGAGTTAGAGGCCCAGTGGGAGAAGTACTTATTCGAGGAAGGGTGGGAGCAGACAATGGTGGGGCTTGAGGCTTGTGAAATGAGAAACCTTTTTTGTTGTGCAAAGCTGGTAGTGAGCAGTGCACTCGCTAGGCATGAAAGCCGAGGGCTGCACTATACGATTGATTTTCCTCATGTGGAGGAAAGTAAGAGGCTACCAACAGTTATTCTTCCATCTCTTGTGAATAATAATACATGGAGCTCACGACAGCTACACAAGCAGGTCATTTTTTAGGATTTACACAagtgttcttctttatatattttttcag from the Populus nigra chromosome 1, ddPopNigr1.1, whole genome shotgun sequence genome contains:
- the LOC133681012 gene encoding L-aspartate oxidase 2-a, chloroplastic, with the translated sequence MTTSIAGGSSNLHYRLSFRQAKGCRQASWISSLTFNGCLRNEISWSDGLSKLQFQRYKFSRSTISKNWKPLGTRKVSVSSCLRDSTVKYFDFAVIGSGVAGLRYALEVAKYGTVAVITKAEPHESNTNYAQGGVSAVLSPSDSVESHMQDTMVAGAYLCDEETVRVVCTEGPDRIRELIAMGAMFDHGEDGNLHLAREGGHSHHRIVHAADMTGREIERALLEAVVNDPNISVFEHHFAIDLLTSQDGPDMVCHGVDTLNTETQQVIRFISKVTLLASGGAGHIYPSTTNPPVATGDGMAMAHRAQAVISNMEFVQFHPTALADEGLPIKPIKARENAFLITEAVRGDGGILYNLDWERFMPLYDERAELAPRDVVARSIDDQLKKRCEKYVLLDISHKPREKILSHFPNIAAECLQYGLDITRQPIPVVPAAHYMCGGVRAGLQGETNVQGLYVAGEVACTGLHGANRLASNSLLEALVFARRAVQPSIDHMKSSSLDLSASNWWARPVVPNSPGSNVMDNVSRKTREVRRELQSIMWKYVGIVRSTTRLETAEGEISELEAQWEKYLFEEGWEQTMVGLEACEMRNLFCCAKLVVSSALARHESRGLHYTIDFPHVEESKRLPTVILPSLVNNNTWSSRQLHKQVIF